A window of the Leucothrix mucor DSM 2157 genome harbors these coding sequences:
- a CDS encoding type II toxin-antitoxin system RelE/ParE family toxin, producing MAEIIWTEEALTTLESIADYIAVSSETAASKLVKNIFEKTDRLERFPESGRVVEEVREMGYREVIVNPCRIIYKLESDTVYILHVIRQERDLRRFVINETAADYRA from the coding sequence ATGGCTGAAATAATCTGGACTGAGGAAGCACTAACGACCTTGGAGAGTATCGCAGACTACATTGCTGTGAGTTCTGAAACGGCCGCATCCAAACTGGTCAAAAACATCTTTGAAAAAACAGATCGTCTCGAACGCTTTCCTGAATCTGGTCGTGTTGTCGAAGAAGTCCGCGAAATGGGTTACCGTGAAGTGATCGTGAATCCATGTCGTATAATTTATAAGCTGGAAAGTGACACGGTGTATATCCTGCATGTGATCAGGCAAGAGCGCGATTTAAGGCGCTTTGTGATTAATGAAACGGCAGCTGACTATCGAGCGTAA
- a CDS encoding type II toxin-antitoxin system Phd/YefM family antitoxin, translated as MRTELVTTLKRQATKLLAELRESKEPILITEHGQPSAYLLDVSDYEYMVQRMEILEGIARGEQDIRENRTMTNADAKKKLSKWLK; from the coding sequence ATGCGCACAGAACTGGTAACCACTCTCAAGCGGCAAGCCACCAAACTACTCGCCGAGCTACGCGAGTCCAAAGAGCCAATTCTAATTACAGAACACGGCCAACCATCCGCCTATCTACTGGATGTTAGCGACTACGAATACATGGTGCAGCGCATGGAAATTCTGGAAGGGATTGCCAGAGGCGAGCAGGACATTCGCGAAAACCGCACGATGACAAATGCTGACGCTAAAAAGAAGCTGTCTAAATGGCTGAAATAA
- a CDS encoding Uma2 family endonuclease — protein sequence MGIATQSDYIAPSEYLLGENDRSDGIRYEYVNGKVYAMAGASRNHNRLCGKLFNRLFNHLEGSPCEVFQSDMKVGISTQDERYFYYPDIQVSCEEENDQYYNRSPCLIIEVLSTSTARTDRTEKLHAYQQISSLQEYLLCSQDSPSIELHRRDNDWSTEYFSGGDVITLRSVGIELRVDDIYEFLIT from the coding sequence GTGGGTATAGCAACACAGTCTGATTACATCGCACCTTCAGAGTACCTGTTGGGTGAAAATGACCGATCCGATGGCATCCGTTACGAATACGTCAATGGCAAAGTTTATGCAATGGCAGGCGCTAGCAGAAACCACAATCGCCTATGCGGTAAACTGTTCAATCGACTCTTTAATCACCTTGAAGGTAGCCCGTGCGAAGTTTTTCAATCGGATATGAAGGTTGGAATCAGTACGCAAGACGAGCGCTATTTTTACTACCCCGATATTCAGGTGAGCTGTGAGGAAGAGAATGACCAGTATTACAATCGGTCACCTTGTCTGATCATTGAAGTACTTTCTACCAGCACGGCGCGCACAGACCGTACTGAAAAACTCCACGCGTATCAGCAAATCTCAAGCTTGCAGGAGTATCTTCTATGCTCGCAGGATTCACCGTCAATAGAGTTACACCGGCGTGATAACGATTGGAGTACTGAGTATTTCTCCGGTGGTGATGTTATTACACTTCGCTCTGTTGGAATAGAGTTGCGGGTGGATGATATTTATGAGTTTCTGATAACGTAA
- a CDS encoding NAD(P)H-binding protein, with amino-acid sequence MPSVKQLTLLGRRPAENIVGDSVSQHEIDIFSPQSYEPFLADHDTAICTLGVGQPSKMSKEEFVKIDKDAVLDFATACKQAGVKHFSLLSSVGVSSTSSSFFLRTKGELEDGLEALGFERLSLFHPSMIMTPTNRYGLSQGITLAVMPWLDHILIGPLKKFRSISSEKLGKSIAMNLLENSHSTGTESLQWGDFIRLC; translated from the coding sequence ATGCCATCCGTTAAACAATTAACGCTATTAGGCAGAAGGCCCGCCGAAAACATCGTTGGCGACTCTGTTTCCCAGCATGAAATCGACATCTTTTCACCACAATCCTACGAGCCTTTTTTAGCCGATCACGACACCGCAATTTGCACGCTGGGTGTCGGTCAACCTTCAAAGATGAGTAAGGAAGAGTTCGTTAAAATCGATAAAGATGCGGTGTTAGACTTTGCCACTGCCTGCAAACAAGCAGGTGTTAAGCATTTCTCATTGTTGAGTTCTGTGGGCGTCAGTTCAACGTCTTCTTCGTTCTTTTTGCGTACGAAAGGCGAGCTTGAAGATGGCTTAGAAGCACTTGGCTTTGAGCGCTTGAGCCTGTTTCACCCCTCGATGATTATGACGCCCACCAACCGCTATGGTTTATCGCAGGGTATTACGCTTGCCGTAATGCCATGGCTTGATCATATATTGATTGGCCCACTGAAAAAATTCAGGAGTATCTCCTCCGAAAAGTTGGGGAAGTCTATCGCCATGAACCTGCTTGAAAATAGCCACTCCACTGGCACCGAATCGCTGCAGTGGGGTGATTTTATAAGGCTATGTTGA
- a CDS encoding Ig-like domain-containing protein, translating into MRLQKHVLALAILSLLGGVAQASPWPTATPDYVSTTPDQSTTISVLDNDIGTELALTTVNTTTVEGGSASISEDKLSVIYQPAAGFKGVDYFWYNFTDNEGRKNAAKVAIYVTDPEPPVGEKPEAWPGAAADLATTTDQNLITIPVLENDTGMGLTLTSVNEWSSNGGKVFINPDNKTLSYRKLGLPAVWPETDSFWYVMTDAWGRTNSAKVTIALGESAAQDWTTAREDNSRILKNTQISIDVLSNDFGTGKFIKSVNESSVKWGTISIDGNKAVYTPPADFTGQDEFWYVVENIYGKTDSAKVLITVEEPGQTVQLGQLNDTGAVTCADFPVVGHDNADLTTCSGVDAEGDPIPPKQDATNGRDVTHADDSDGHAGFSFTKLDADGQPLAAEATTWSCVKDNVTGLIWESKVGLSEGIRAAGLHGADDQYTWYDSNTSTNGGDAGTRQHASLISCHGYQSWLPETWCNTEAFAQRVNTEALCGITTWRLPSLPELQSIANYDGRAPTIDTAYFPNTAYATYHTSSTNVAYPSLQKAFAFYDGHMLTHPKNRNTAARLVSNAPVAE; encoded by the coding sequence ATGAGGCTACAAAAGCACGTTTTAGCACTCGCCATTCTTAGCTTACTCGGCGGTGTGGCTCAGGCCAGCCCTTGGCCCACCGCAACGCCGGATTATGTAAGCACCACGCCCGATCAATCCACCACCATTTCCGTGCTAGATAATGACATTGGCACGGAGCTGGCGCTAACCACCGTCAATACCACGACCGTCGAAGGCGGCAGCGCTTCAATCAGTGAAGACAAGCTGTCTGTTATCTACCAGCCTGCGGCAGGCTTCAAAGGGGTGGATTATTTCTGGTATAACTTCACCGATAATGAAGGCAGAAAGAACGCCGCTAAAGTCGCGATCTATGTGACTGACCCTGAGCCTCCCGTGGGTGAGAAACCCGAAGCATGGCCCGGCGCAGCGGCCGACCTAGCGACCACCACCGACCAAAACCTCATCACCATTCCGGTACTGGAGAATGATACGGGGATGGGCTTGACGCTGACCAGCGTGAATGAGTGGAGCAGTAACGGCGGTAAGGTCTTTATTAACCCTGATAATAAAACGCTGAGCTATCGCAAGCTCGGCTTGCCTGCGGTCTGGCCGGAGACGGATAGTTTCTGGTATGTCATGACCGATGCTTGGGGACGCACAAATTCCGCTAAAGTCACCATCGCGCTGGGCGAGTCTGCCGCTCAGGATTGGACGACGGCCAGAGAAGACAACAGCCGTATTTTAAAAAATACTCAGATCAGCATTGATGTGCTATCCAATGACTTTGGTACTGGAAAATTCATTAAATCAGTCAATGAAAGCTCGGTGAAATGGGGCACGATTAGCATCGACGGTAATAAGGCTGTGTACACGCCACCGGCCGATTTTACGGGGCAGGATGAATTTTGGTATGTGGTCGAAAACATCTACGGCAAAACCGATAGCGCCAAAGTGTTAATCACCGTCGAAGAGCCGGGCCAGACAGTACAACTTGGGCAGCTGAATGACACGGGTGCAGTGACTTGCGCAGACTTTCCGGTGGTTGGGCATGATAATGCCGACCTCACCACGTGCTCAGGCGTTGATGCCGAAGGCGACCCGATTCCACCTAAGCAAGATGCCACAAACGGCCGTGATGTTACCCATGCGGATGATAGCGATGGCCATGCCGGATTTAGCTTTACCAAGCTCGATGCTGATGGCCAGCCATTAGCGGCAGAAGCGACTACGTGGTCTTGCGTCAAAGATAATGTCACCGGACTGATCTGGGAAAGCAAAGTCGGGCTTTCCGAGGGAATTCGTGCGGCTGGACTGCATGGCGCGGATGATCAATACACATGGTATGACAGCAATACAAGCACCAATGGCGGGGATGCCGGAACGCGGCAACATGCCAGCTTAATCAGTTGTCATGGCTATCAGTCGTGGCTGCCGGAGACTTGGTGTAATACTGAAGCCTTTGCGCAACGCGTAAATACTGAAGCACTGTGCGGCATCACCACATGGCGTTTACCGAGCCTGCCAGAGCTGCAATCCATTGCGAACTACGACGGGCGTGCGCCAACCATCGACACGGCTTATTTTCCAAATACCGCCTATGCGACATACCACACGTCTAGCACCAACGTTGCTTATCCATCCCTACAGAAGGCTTTCGCCTTTTACGATGGACACATGCTGACGCACCCGAAAAACCGCAATACGGCAGCGCGTTTGGTTAGCAATGCACCAGTCGCAGAGTAA
- a CDS encoding DUF1566 domain-containing protein yields the protein MKLIKQSRVALLALLLAGAANAAQVCDENLTPTTPDSRFQVNDDEVTDTQTGLIWQRCAQGQSWNSETSQCDGTVTAVHWKSAMELATGDWRVPNIKELQSIMEHACASPSMNMTIFPIGREALSIWSSTPARRSLTLAVADSIWIGNIQYGTSTGGKKDFQLATLLVKDAATVVVSQ from the coding sequence ATGAAACTGATCAAACAATCCCGCGTTGCGCTACTAGCTTTGTTGCTTGCAGGTGCGGCCAATGCGGCGCAAGTCTGTGATGAAAACCTCACACCGACCACGCCCGATAGCCGCTTTCAAGTGAATGATGATGAAGTTACTGATACCCAAACCGGCCTGATCTGGCAGCGCTGCGCACAAGGTCAAAGCTGGAACAGTGAGACCAGCCAATGCGACGGTACGGTCACGGCGGTGCACTGGAAGTCGGCCATGGAGCTTGCAACTGGCGACTGGCGTGTGCCGAATATCAAGGAACTCCAAAGCATTATGGAACATGCTTGTGCCTCGCCTAGTATGAATATGACGATCTTCCCGATTGGCCGAGAGGCTTTGAGTATTTGGTCATCGACGCCTGCTCGCCGCTCATTGACGCTAGCGGTTGCAGATAGTATTTGGATTGGGAATATTCAGTATGGAACCAGCACTGGAGGTAAAAAAGACTTTCAGTTGGCGACGTTATTGGTGAAAGACGCTGCAACGGTAGTCGTTAGTCAGTAA